Proteins encoded within one genomic window of Citrobacter amalonaticus Y19:
- the smrB gene encoding endonuclease SmrB, whose product MKKKTSLSEEDQALFRQLMTGTRQIKQDTIVHRPLRKKVTEVPVKRLLSEQADASHYFSDEFQPLLNTEGPVKYVRPDVSHFELKKMRRGDYSPELFLDLHGLTQLQAKQELGALIAACRREHVFCACVMHGHGKHVLKQQTPLWLAQHPHVMAFHQAPKEYGGDAALLVLIEVEEWAPPELP is encoded by the coding sequence ATGAAAAAGAAAACATCGCTCAGCGAGGAGGACCAGGCGCTGTTCCGGCAACTGATGACCGGCACCCGCCAGATTAAACAGGACACCATTGTTCATCGCCCGCTGCGTAAAAAAGTCACCGAAGTTCCGGTTAAGCGACTGCTTTCAGAGCAGGCCGATGCCAGCCACTATTTCTCTGATGAATTTCAGCCGCTGCTGAATACGGAAGGCCCGGTGAAATATGTCCGTCCTGACGTCAGCCATTTCGAGCTGAAGAAAATGCGCCGCGGCGATTACTCCCCGGAATTGTTTCTCGATTTACACGGTCTGACGCAGCTTCAGGCAAAACAGGAACTGGGCGCGCTGATTGCCGCCTGCCGACGGGAGCATGTGTTTTGCGCCTGTGTGATGCACGGGCACGGCAAACATGTGCTGAAGCAACAGACGCCGCTGTGGCTGGCGCAGCATCCGCATGTCATGGCTTTCCATCAGGCACCGAAAGAGTACGGCGGCGACGCCGCGCTGCTGGTGTTGATAGAGGTGGAAGAGTGGGCTCCGCCGGAACTGCCCTGA
- the fadJ gene encoding fatty acid oxidation complex subunit alpha FadJ: METTSAFTLNVRLDNVAVISVDVPGEKMNTLKAEFASEVRVILKQIRENKAIRGVVIVSAKADNFIAGADINMISRCKSAQEAETLARQGQQLMAEINALPVPVVAAIHGACLGGGLELALACHARVCTDDAKTVLGLPEVQLGLLPGSGGTQRLPRLVGVSTALDMILTGKQLRAKQALKAGLVDEVVPQTILLDAAVEWAKKERPGHRSLPARERILAGPLGRALLFRMVSKKTEQKTQGNYPATERILQVMETGLAQGSSSGYDAEARAFGELAMTPQSQALRNIFFASTDVKKDPGSEVPPGPLRSVGVLGGGLMGGGIAYVTACKGGLPVRIKDINPKGINHALKYSWDQLETKVRRRHIKASERDKQLALISGSVDYRGFSHRDLIIEAVFEDLSLKQQMVAEVEQNCASHTIFASNTSSLPIGDIAAKAARPEQVIGLHFFSPVEKMPLVEVIPHATTSEQTIATTVKLAKKQGKTPIVVRDKAGFYVNRILAPYINEAIRLLTEGERVEQIDSALVKFGFPVGPIQLLDEVGIDTGTKIIPILEAAYGERFSAPANVVSSILNDDRKGRKNGRGFYLYGAKGRKSKKQVDPAIYTLIGAQWQSRLSTQQITERCVMLMLNEAARCFDEQVIRSARDGDIGAVFGIGFPPFLGGPFRYMDSLGAGEVVAVLQRLASLYGPRFTPCDTLLQMAERGESFWKADATDLN; the protein is encoded by the coding sequence ATGGAAACGACATCGGCTTTTACGCTTAACGTTCGTCTGGATAACGTCGCCGTCATCTCCGTTGATGTCCCAGGAGAAAAGATGAACACCCTCAAGGCGGAATTTGCCTCCGAGGTTCGGGTCATACTTAAGCAGATCCGTGAAAACAAGGCGATTCGCGGCGTCGTGATCGTTTCCGCGAAAGCGGACAATTTCATTGCCGGGGCGGATATCAACATGATTAGTCGCTGCAAAAGCGCGCAAGAAGCGGAAACGCTGGCGCGACAGGGGCAGCAACTGATGGCTGAGATCAACGCGCTACCCGTCCCGGTGGTGGCCGCCATTCACGGTGCCTGTCTGGGCGGCGGGCTTGAGCTGGCGCTGGCCTGTCATGCGCGAGTCTGTACGGATGATGCGAAAACGGTACTCGGTTTACCGGAAGTTCAACTGGGGCTGTTACCGGGATCGGGCGGCACCCAACGGCTTCCGCGCCTGGTGGGCGTCAGTACGGCACTGGATATGATCCTCACCGGTAAGCAACTTCGCGCGAAGCAGGCGCTGAAAGCGGGACTGGTGGACGAGGTGGTTCCGCAGACGATTCTGCTGGACGCCGCCGTGGAATGGGCGAAAAAAGAGCGCCCCGGTCATCGATCCCTTCCGGCTCGTGAACGTATTCTGGCGGGCCCTCTCGGGCGAGCGCTGTTGTTTCGCATGGTCAGCAAGAAAACGGAACAGAAAACGCAGGGTAACTACCCGGCGACAGAACGCATTTTGCAGGTGATGGAAACCGGACTGGCACAGGGCAGCAGCAGCGGTTATGACGCGGAAGCGCGCGCGTTTGGCGAACTGGCGATGACGCCGCAATCCCAGGCGTTACGCAATATCTTTTTTGCCAGTACGGACGTGAAAAAGGACCCGGGCAGCGAGGTTCCGCCAGGGCCGTTACGCAGCGTCGGCGTATTAGGCGGTGGGCTGATGGGCGGAGGGATTGCCTACGTCACGGCCTGTAAAGGTGGCTTGCCAGTACGCATCAAAGATATTAATCCCAAAGGAATCAATCACGCACTGAAATACAGCTGGGATCAGCTTGAAACGAAGGTGCGTCGCCGGCATATCAAAGCCAGTGAGCGTGACAAACAGTTGGCGCTAATTTCTGGTTCGGTGGACTATCGCGGCTTTTCCCATCGCGACCTGATCATTGAAGCGGTGTTTGAAGATCTGTCGTTAAAACAACAGATGGTGGCGGAAGTTGAGCAAAATTGCGCATCTCACACCATTTTTGCATCCAATACCTCATCTTTACCTATTGGCGATATTGCGGCAAAAGCGGCCAGACCCGAGCAGGTGATAGGTTTGCACTTCTTTAGTCCGGTTGAAAAAATGCCGCTGGTGGAGGTGATTCCGCATGCCACGACGTCGGAGCAAACCATCGCCACCACGGTTAAGTTGGCGAAAAAACAGGGCAAAACACCGATTGTGGTGCGTGATAAGGCTGGATTCTACGTAAACCGTATTCTTGCGCCGTATATCAATGAAGCGATTCGCCTGTTAACCGAAGGCGAGCGGGTCGAACAGATCGACAGCGCGCTGGTAAAGTTTGGTTTTCCGGTCGGGCCAATCCAACTTTTGGATGAGGTCGGAATCGACACAGGCACTAAAATTATACCGATACTGGAAGCCGCTTATGGCGAGCGTTTTAGCGCCCCTGCAAATGTTGTTTCATCAATATTGAATGACGATCGCAAAGGTAGAAAAAATGGTCGGGGTTTCTATCTTTATGGGGCGAAAGGGCGTAAAAGCAAAAAACAGGTCGACCCTGCAATTTATACGCTTATTGGCGCACAGTGGCAAAGTCGGCTCTCTACCCAGCAGATTACGGAGCGCTGTGTCATGTTAATGCTCAATGAGGCGGCGCGCTGTTTCGATGAGCAGGTGATCCGTAGCGCGCGCGATGGTGACATCGGCGCGGTGTTTGGTATTGGTTTTCCTCCGTTTCTCGGTGGCCCGTTCCGTTATATGGATTCTCTCGGGGCGGGTGAAGTGGTTGCGGTATTGCAACGTCTGGCTTCGCTGTATGGTCCACGGTTTACGCCGTGCGATACGCTGTTACAGATGGCGGAGCGGGGTGAAAGTTTCTGGAAAGCAGATGCAACTGACCTGAATTAA
- the fadI gene encoding acetyl-CoA C-acyltransferase FadI yields MSQALPLVTRQGDRIAIVSGLRTPFARQATAYHGIPAVDLGKMVVGELLARSEIPADVIEQLVFGQVVQMPEAPNIAREIVLGTGMNVHTDAYSVSRACATSFQAVANVAESLMAGTIRAGIAGGADSSSVLPIGVSKKLARVLVDVNKARTMGQRLKLFSRLRLRDLMPVPPAVAEYSTGLRMGDTAEQMAKTYGITREQQDALAHRSHQRAAQAWAEGKLADEVMTTYTPPFKDPLSEDNNIRGNSTLADYARLRPAFDRKHGSVTAANSTPLTDGAAAVILMTESRAKELGLIPLGYLRSYAFTAIDVWQDMLLGPAWSTPLALERAGITMADLTLFDMHEAFAAQTLANLQLLGSERFAREVLGRSHATGEVDDSKFNVLGGSIAFGHPFAATGARMITQTLHELRRRGGGFGLVTACAAGGLGAAMVLEAE; encoded by the coding sequence ATGAGTCAGGCTTTACCGCTGGTCACCCGCCAGGGCGATCGCATCGCCATTGTGAGCGGATTACGTACGCCTTTTGCCCGTCAGGCGACCGCCTATCATGGCATCCCCGCCGTCGATCTCGGCAAAATGGTGGTTGGCGAACTGCTTGCGCGCAGTGAAATCCCTGCCGATGTCATTGAGCAATTGGTTTTTGGGCAGGTCGTCCAGATGCCGGAAGCGCCGAACATTGCGCGTGAAATCGTGCTCGGGACCGGGATGAATGTGCATACCGATGCCTACAGCGTCAGTCGCGCCTGTGCGACCAGTTTTCAGGCCGTTGCCAACGTCGCGGAAAGCCTGATGGCCGGTACCATTCGCGCGGGTATCGCCGGTGGTGCGGACTCTTCGTCGGTGCTGCCCATTGGCGTCAGCAAAAAACTGGCGCGGGTACTGGTTGATGTCAATAAAGCCCGCACGATGGGGCAGCGTCTGAAACTCTTTTCACGTCTGCGCCTGCGCGATCTGATGCCCGTCCCGCCTGCCGTGGCGGAATACTCTACCGGCCTGCGAATGGGCGATACCGCCGAACAGATGGCGAAAACCTACGGCATTACTCGTGAACAACAGGATGCGCTGGCGCATCGTTCTCACCAGCGCGCCGCCCAGGCGTGGGCAGAAGGAAAGCTGGCCGATGAGGTGATGACCACCTACACGCCGCCTTTTAAAGATCCCCTGTCTGAAGATAACAACATTCGCGGCAACTCGACGCTGGCGGACTACGCCAGACTGCGCCCGGCATTTGACCGGAAACATGGCAGCGTAACGGCGGCAAACAGTACGCCGCTGACGGATGGTGCGGCGGCGGTCATCCTGATGACGGAATCCCGCGCCAAAGAGTTGGGGCTGATTCCGCTCGGCTATCTGCGCAGCTACGCGTTTACCGCGATCGATGTCTGGCAGGATATGTTGCTGGGACCGGCCTGGTCCACGCCGCTGGCGCTGGAACGCGCGGGGATCACGATGGCCGATCTGACGCTTTTCGATATGCACGAAGCGTTTGCCGCGCAGACGCTGGCGAATCTCCAGCTACTTGGTAGTGAGCGCTTTGCTCGTGAGGTGCTTGGTCGGTCCCATGCCACCGGTGAAGTTGATGACAGCAAATTTAACGTACTCGGCGGCTCGATTGCCTTTGGACATCCGTTTGCCGCGACGGGCGCGAGGATGATTACGCAAACCCTGCACGAATTACGCCGACGCGGTGGCGGCTTTGGCCTGGTCACCGCCTGCGCGGCGGGTGGACTGGGTGCGGCAATGGTTCTGGAGGCGGAATAA
- the sixA gene encoding phosphohistidine phosphatase SixA produces the protein MQVFIMRHGDAALDAASDSVRPLTTCGCDESRLMANWLKGQKVDIERVLVSPFLRAEQTLDVVGGCMNLPGDVDVLPELTPCGDVGLVSAYLQVLANEGVATALVISHLPLVGYLVSELCPGETPPMFTTSAIASVTLDDSGKGVFNWQMSPCNLKMAKAI, from the coding sequence ATGCAAGTTTTTATCATGCGTCACGGCGACGCGGCCCTCGATGCCGCCAGTGATTCGGTTCGTCCCTTAACCACCTGTGGTTGTGATGAATCCCGCCTTATGGCGAACTGGCTGAAAGGTCAAAAAGTGGATATCGAACGTGTTCTGGTGAGCCCGTTCCTGCGAGCCGAACAAACGTTGGATGTGGTAGGGGGATGCATGAACCTGCCAGGCGACGTGGATGTTTTGCCGGAGTTGACTCCCTGCGGCGATGTCGGTCTGGTCAGCGCTTATTTACAAGTTCTGGCCAATGAAGGTGTCGCCACCGCACTGGTGATTTCCCACCTCCCGTTAGTGGGTTACCTGGTGTCCGAGCTGTGCCCTGGCGAAACGCCGCCGATGTTTACCACCTCAGCGATTGCCAGTGTAACGCTGGATGACAGCGGAAAAGGGGTGTTCAACTGGCAGATGAGTCCGTGTAACCTCAAAATGGCGAAAGCGATTTAA
- the prmB gene encoding 50S ribosomal protein L3 N(5)-glutamine methyltransferase, which produces MDKIFVDEAVSDLHTIQDMLRWAVSRFSAANIWYGHGTDNPWDEAVQLVLPSLYLPLDIPEDMRTARLTSSERHRIVERVIRRVNERIPVAYLTNKAWFCGHEFYVDERVLVPRSPIGELINNRFAGLISQQPHLILDMCTGSGCIAIACAYAFPEAEVDAVDISADALAVTERNIEEHGLIHHVTPIRSDLFRDLPKVQYDLIVTNPPYVDAEDMSDLPNEYRHEPELGLASGTDGLKLTRRILGNAPDYLSDDGILICEVGNSMVHLMEQYPDVPFTWLEFDNGGDGVFMLTKAELIAAREHFSLYKD; this is translated from the coding sequence ATGGATAAAATTTTCGTTGATGAAGCAGTGAGTGATCTGCATACCATTCAGGACATGTTGCGCTGGGCGGTCAGCCGTTTTAGTGCGGCGAATATCTGGTACGGTCACGGGACCGATAACCCGTGGGATGAAGCCGTACAGCTGGTGCTGCCCTCGCTGTACCTGCCGCTGGATATTCCCGAAGACATGCGTACCGCGCGCCTGACCTCCAGCGAACGCCACCGTATTGTTGAGCGCGTGATCCGTCGCGTGAATGAACGTATCCCGGTGGCCTATCTGACCAATAAAGCCTGGTTCTGCGGCCATGAGTTCTATGTTGACGAACGCGTGCTGGTGCCGCGCTCTCCAATTGGCGAGCTGATCAACAACCGCTTTGCGGGGCTGATTTCACAGCAACCTCACCTCATACTGGATATGTGCACCGGCAGCGGCTGTATCGCGATTGCCTGCGCCTACGCCTTCCCGGAAGCGGAAGTCGATGCGGTAGATATCTCGGCGGACGCGCTGGCCGTGACCGAACGTAACATTGAAGAGCACGGTCTAATCCATCACGTCACGCCCATTCGCTCCGATCTGTTCCGTGACCTGCCAAAAGTGCAGTACGACCTGATCGTGACCAACCCGCCGTACGTTGACGCGGAAGATATGTCCGATCTGCCTAACGAATATCGTCACGAGCCGGAACTGGGGCTAGCGTCCGGCACTGACGGCCTGAAACTTACCCGTCGTATTCTGGGCAACGCGCCGGATTACCTGTCTGATGACGGTATTCTGATTTGTGAAGTCGGTAACAGCATGGTACATCTGATGGAACAATATCCGGATGTCCCGTTCACCTGGCTGGAATTTGACAATGGCGGCGATGGCGTCTTTATGCTGACCAAAGCCGAGTTGATTGCTGCCCGCGAGCACTTCAGCCTCTATAAAGATTAA
- a CDS encoding YfcZ/YiiS family protein: MSKCSADETPVCCCMDVGTIMDNSDCTASYSRVFANRADAEETLAALTEKARSVESEPCKITSTFTEESDGVRLDIDFVFACEAETLIFQLGLR, encoded by the coding sequence ATGAGTAAATGCAGTGCTGATGAAACCCCGGTTTGCTGCTGTATGGATGTTGGCACCATCATGGACAACTCCGATTGCACCGCATCATACAGCCGCGTGTTCGCTAACCGCGCAGACGCTGAAGAGACGCTGGCGGCGCTGACCGAAAAAGCGCGTAGCGTGGAATCTGAACCGTGCAAAATCACCTCAACTTTCACCGAAGAGTCTGACGGCGTGCGCCTGGATATCGATTTTGTCTTCGCCTGCGAAGCTGAAACCCTGATCTTCCAGTTGGGTCTGCGTTAA